Proteins encoded by one window of Vibrio algicola:
- the yqfB gene encoding N(4)-acetylcytidine aminohydrolase: MAKSAPIIPTTMTFFARFEADILAGKKTITIRDKAESYYVPESIVTVSTLEQGREFCQLQIDSVEAIQFCDLSEFHAQQENMTLTELKNVIRDIYPDLDALYVIHYHLIRSLA; encoded by the coding sequence ATGGCTAAGTCTGCTCCTATCATTCCGACTACCATGACGTTTTTTGCCCGCTTTGAAGCCGATATTTTAGCGGGTAAGAAAACCATTACTATTCGTGATAAAGCCGAAAGCTATTATGTTCCTGAGAGCATTGTGACGGTATCGACACTAGAGCAAGGTCGGGAGTTTTGTCAGTTACAGATTGATTCGGTTGAAGCGATTCAATTTTGTGACTTGAGTGAGTTTCACGCACAGCAAGAAAACATGACTCTGACTGAGCTTAAAAATGTGATCCGCGATATTTATCCCGATCTGGATGCTTTATATGTGATCCATTATCATTTGATCCGCTCTTTAGCCTGA
- the dsbC gene encoding bifunctional protein-disulfide isomerase/oxidoreductase DsbC — MRYLAFMRNGFIVLLSCLALTAQAADAPVSDSHVTDNQTAGTHIDKQEIASRFGKLGLVPTSIQASPITGLAEVTTEQGIFYVTANGDHFLQGKMYGLDKDGNFTDLMAKKYAKMLEKFAGDMIVYKAKNEKYVVTVFTDITCGYCVKLHKDMQAYNDLGITVRYMAYPRQGPRSEVANSMAKVWCADDRKAALDAVKLNRNFDFDSKHLTQCQDMIAKQYAFGALVGITGTPAILLPNGQLVGGYLPPSQLIQALESMK; from the coding sequence ATGCGTTATTTAGCATTTATGCGTAACGGTTTTATTGTTCTTCTTTCTTGCTTAGCGTTAACGGCGCAAGCGGCTGATGCTCCCGTTTCTGACAGTCACGTCACTGATAACCAGACCGCTGGAACTCATATCGATAAACAAGAAATTGCCTCTCGTTTTGGTAAGTTAGGTTTAGTGCCTACTTCAATTCAAGCATCACCAATTACTGGGTTAGCGGAAGTGACCACAGAGCAAGGGATCTTCTATGTCACGGCTAATGGTGATCACTTTTTGCAAGGTAAAATGTACGGATTAGATAAAGACGGTAATTTCACCGATTTAATGGCAAAGAAATACGCCAAAATGCTCGAGAAATTTGCAGGCGACATGATTGTCTATAAAGCTAAAAATGAGAAATATGTGGTGACGGTATTTACCGATATCACTTGCGGCTATTGTGTGAAGCTGCATAAAGATATGCAAGCGTATAATGATTTAGGCATTACGGTGCGTTATATGGCATATCCGCGCCAAGGTCCACGCAGTGAAGTGGCAAATTCAATGGCCAAAGTATGGTGCGCCGATGATCGAAAAGCGGCATTGGATGCGGTGAAACTTAATCGCAACTTTGATTTTGACAGTAAACATTTAACTCAGTGCCAAGATATGATCGCCAAGCAATACGCCTTTGGAGCGTTAGTTGGTATTACCGGAACCCCAGCCATTTTGTTACCGAATGGTCAGTTAGTGGGTGGTTACTTACCGCCAAGCCAATTGATTCAAGCATTAGAGTCAATGAAATAA
- the xerD gene encoding site-specific tyrosine recombinase XerD produces the protein MEPKQAELIVVESFIDAIWLERGLSENTLQSYRHDLDRLIGWMMPLSLTWNSIQHADLQDYQAWLVEKDYKQTTRARMLSAIRRFFQYLTREKIRADDPSALLLMPKLPKRLPKDLSEQQIDDLLMAPIVEDPIELRDKAMLELLYATGLRVTELISLTMENMSLRQGVVRVIGKGGKERLVPMGENAIEWIETFLEQGRPALLGETSSDVVFPSKRARQMTRQTFWHRIKFYAVHAGIDTETLSPHVLRHAFATHLLNHGADLRVVQMLLGHSDLSTTQIYTHVATERLKQIHQQHHPRA, from the coding sequence ATGGAGCCCAAACAAGCGGAGTTAATCGTCGTTGAGAGCTTTATTGATGCTATTTGGCTAGAGCGTGGGCTGTCGGAAAATACCTTACAATCCTATCGCCATGACCTTGATCGTTTAATCGGTTGGATGATGCCGTTATCATTAACGTGGAACTCGATTCAGCATGCTGATTTGCAGGATTATCAAGCATGGCTGGTTGAAAAAGACTACAAACAAACCACTCGTGCTCGTATGTTGTCGGCGATCCGTCGTTTCTTTCAATATTTAACCCGTGAAAAAATTCGCGCCGATGATCCAAGTGCCTTGCTCTTGATGCCTAAACTGCCTAAGCGTCTGCCTAAAGATCTCTCCGAGCAACAAATTGATGATCTATTGATGGCGCCAATTGTGGAAGACCCGATTGAGCTGCGTGATAAAGCGATGCTGGAGTTACTTTATGCTACCGGTTTACGTGTTACTGAGTTGATAAGCTTGACGATGGAAAACATGAGCTTGCGTCAGGGCGTGGTGCGGGTGATTGGTAAAGGCGGCAAAGAGCGTTTAGTGCCAATGGGTGAGAACGCGATTGAGTGGATTGAAACCTTTCTCGAACAAGGTCGCCCTGCATTATTAGGCGAAACCAGTTCCGATGTGGTGTTTCCCAGTAAGCGTGCTCGCCAGATGACCAGACAAACTTTTTGGCATCGGATCAAGTTTTATGCGGTGCATGCTGGCATTGATACCGAAACCTTATCTCCCCATGTTTTGCGTCATGCTTTTGCCACACATTTACTAAATCATGGTGCGGATCTCAGAGTAGTACAAATGCTACTCGGTCATAGTGACTTATCCACCACACAAATTTATACTCATGTCGCAACCGAGCGATTAAAACAAATTCATCAACAACATCACCCACGAGCGTGA